Proteins found in one Leguminivora glycinivorella isolate SPB_JAAS2020 chromosome 22, LegGlyc_1.1, whole genome shotgun sequence genomic segment:
- the LOC125237661 gene encoding ovochymase-2-like — MKLHQLAVLSVCVAVATAMRVRRQDDDDEIDLTPTGQNKACKTKDGRDGLCVHESMCTEDHVFQPGGVIDDSEIRIGSCPGKWDWCCVFPNMTTTEPTATDRSQTDPACRVGTKDSCPWCVGLYRDGGNPRTKNPSGLYCGGAVIGSKIVLTSALCVLGGKGSNLWVQLPGSEKHYAVNSTTKNTQFNSGTREHDTALLLLNEEVPWPEKQTGACLGLKTPLEGDCVAVGFDKKDQIVFTPIAVTTGSCTEQGSTYDAACGRANGTCSVTSGSPVMCPSDIEGLIVAGLVRQTCISNAAVLGSLVPSADWIRDELTKNAIASNRYSIIR; from the exons ATGAAACTGCATCAGCTAGCAGTGCTGAGTGTATGCGTGGCGGTAGCGACCGCGATGCGCGTACGTCGtcaggatgatgatgatgaaatagaCCTCACACCTACTGGAC aaaACAAGGCGTGCAAGACTAAGGACGGCAGAGACGGGTTGTGCGTACATGAGAGCATGTGCACAGAAGACCATGTGTTTCAACCAGGCGGCGTCATCGATGACAGCGAGATAAG GATTGGCAGTTGTCCGGGCAAATGGGATTGGTGCTGCGTGTTCCCAAATATGACAACCACGGAACCGACGGCGACTGATCGAAGTCAAACAGACCCAG CGTGCAGAGTCGGTACGAAGGATTCGTGTCCATGGTGCGTTGGATTATACCG AGACGGCGGCAACCCTCGAACAAAAAATCCCTCTGGCCTCTACTGCGGGGGAGCTGTTATAGGATCCAAGATCGTGTTAACGTCTGCCTTATGTGTGCTTGGTGGAAAGGGCTCCAATCTGTGGGTGCAACTGCCTGGGTCAGAAAAGCACTATGCTGTCAACAGCACTACGAAGAACACTCAATTCAACTCTG GGACTCGAGAGCATGACACAGCACTCCTACTGCTGAACGAAGAGGTTCCTTGGCCAGAGAAGCAAACTGGAGCCTGTCTGGGCTTGAAGACTCCATTGGAAGGAGATTGTGTCGCTGTCGGCTTCGATAAGAAAGACCAGATTGTGTTT ACTCCTATAGCAGTAACCACTGGTAGCTGCACCGAACAGGGGTCCACTTACGATGCAGCATGCGGCCGAGCCAACGGTACCTGCTCAGTCACTTCAGGGTCCCCAGTCATGTGTCCGTCAGAC ATCGAAGGACTGATCGTGGCTGGACTAGTTCGGCAGACCTGCATATCCAACGCTGCCGTACTGGGCTCCCTGGTACCGTCAGCTGATTGGATACGAGACGAGCTCACGAAGAATGCTATAGCTTCCAACAGATACAGCATCATCCGATAG
- the LOC125237666 gene encoding uncharacterized protein LOC125237666: protein MKLRQLFMLSVCVALAQADGIDEYDIDLTPTTEKWSCLRLDGQEGFCVHESKCAETIVIPPGFLDDYSESHYNPCPGSDMCCPFPKMATTETTTNLNRPTTGKQ from the exons ATGAAACTGCGCCAGCTATTCATGTTGAGTGTGTGCGTGGCACTGGCGCAAGCTGACGGGATTGACGAATATGATATAGACCTCACCCCTACTACtg AAAAATGGTCTTGCCTGAGACTTGACGGACAAGAAGGCTTTTGCGTCCATGAGAGCAAGTGTGCAGAAACAATTGTGATACCACCAGGATTTTTGGATGACTACAGCGAAAGCca TTATAACCCCTGCCCGGGCAGTGATATGTGTTGTCCCTTCCCAAAAATGGCAACTACGGAGACAACCACAAACCTTAACCGACCTACTACAGGGAAGCAATAA